The following are encoded in a window of uncultured Sphaerochaeta sp. genomic DNA:
- a CDS encoding biotin/lipoyl-containing protein, producing the protein MKKKVNFMCTAFRDGFQSVYGARVFTKDFMPAVAAAKEAGINHFEAGGGARFQSLYFYTNEDAFAMMDEFRRVAGDDADLQTLSRGVNVVGLDSQPRDIIDLHAKLFKKHGISTIRNFDALNDVNNLIDSGKSIVDAGLRHEVVVTMMSLPPNTEGAHDPDFYEATLKQIMDAGIEFQSVCFKDASGTSTPAYVYETIKRARKLLGKDVNLVFHSHDTAGVSIQQYVSAIEAGANQVDLSMSPVSGGTCQPDIITMWHALRHTDYDLGIDIKKIREAESVFRDCMKDYIIPPEAMTVSPEIPFSPLPGGALTANTQMLRDNNLMDKYPAIVEAMAETVAKGGFGTSVTPVSQFYFQQAFNNVMFGPWKKIAEGYGKMVLGYFGKTPVEPDAEVVKICAEQMKMEPTTKKVVDINDADPKKGVKVAKEMLEKEGLPLTDENIFIAASCKEKGILYLTGKAQVNGIYKIDREEEAAKQKGEYTVTVNGKAYGVKLTKNSAKVNGNDYPLNVAFGIDESAIEATKDAAGSAPAAASGAAATPSHEAVSVNAPMPGLILRIDVKEGQQVKKNQVLMIMEAMKMENEIYAPCDGVVTKIAVSQGQQMQSDDELLVIS; encoded by the coding sequence ATGAAGAAGAAAGTCAATTTTATGTGCACAGCGTTTCGTGACGGATTCCAGTCAGTATACGGTGCACGTGTATTCACCAAGGATTTCATGCCTGCAGTTGCAGCAGCCAAAGAGGCTGGCATCAATCACTTCGAAGCCGGCGGTGGTGCCCGCTTCCAGTCCCTGTACTTCTATACTAATGAAGATGCATTCGCCATGATGGATGAGTTCCGTCGTGTTGCCGGGGATGATGCAGACCTGCAGACCCTCAGCCGAGGTGTCAATGTTGTCGGTCTCGATTCCCAGCCAAGGGATATCATCGACCTGCATGCAAAGCTTTTCAAGAAGCACGGTATTTCCACCATCCGTAACTTTGATGCACTCAATGATGTCAACAACCTCATTGACAGTGGAAAGTCCATCGTGGACGCAGGACTTCGTCACGAAGTGGTTGTAACCATGATGAGCCTTCCCCCAAACACCGAAGGCGCTCACGACCCAGACTTCTATGAAGCAACCCTGAAGCAGATCATGGATGCAGGAATTGAGTTCCAGTCCGTCTGTTTCAAGGACGCAAGTGGTACCTCTACCCCAGCATATGTGTACGAAACCATCAAGCGCGCAAGAAAGTTGCTCGGCAAGGATGTGAATCTCGTATTCCACAGCCACGATACAGCAGGTGTATCAATCCAGCAGTATGTAAGCGCCATTGAAGCAGGTGCAAACCAGGTTGACCTCTCCATGAGCCCGGTTTCCGGCGGTACCTGTCAGCCAGACATTATCACCATGTGGCATGCACTTCGCCATACTGATTATGATCTGGGTATCGATATCAAGAAGATTCGTGAAGCTGAGTCAGTATTCAGGGATTGCATGAAAGACTACATCATTCCCCCTGAAGCAATGACCGTTAGCCCTGAAATCCCGTTCTCACCGCTTCCTGGTGGTGCCCTTACGGCAAACACCCAGATGTTGCGTGACAACAACCTGATGGACAAGTATCCTGCCATCGTCGAGGCAATGGCTGAGACTGTAGCAAAGGGTGGTTTCGGAACTTCCGTAACTCCTGTTTCCCAGTTCTATTTCCAGCAGGCTTTCAACAACGTCATGTTCGGACCTTGGAAAAAGATTGCAGAAGGCTACGGCAAGATGGTTCTCGGTTACTTCGGCAAGACTCCTGTCGAACCCGATGCCGAAGTTGTCAAGATCTGTGCAGAGCAGATGAAGATGGAGCCCACCACCAAGAAGGTTGTCGACATCAATGATGCCGATCCCAAGAAGGGTGTAAAGGTAGCAAAAGAAATGCTCGAGAAGGAAGGCCTTCCGCTCACTGATGAGAATATCTTCATTGCTGCTTCCTGTAAGGAGAAGGGTATCCTTTACCTTACCGGCAAGGCTCAGGTAAACGGTATCTACAAGATCGACCGTGAGGAAGAAGCTGCCAAACAGAAGGGCGAGTACACCGTTACCGTCAATGGAAAGGCCTATGGCGTTAAGCTCACCAAGAACTCCGCCAAGGTTAATGGCAATGACTACCCTCTCAATGTTGCTTTCGGTATTGACGAGAGTGCCATCGAGGCAACCAAGGATGCTGCCGGTAGTGCTCCTGCTGCAGCCAGCGGTGCTGCCGCTACTCCCTCTCATGAAGCTGTCTCGGTCAATGCACCGATGCCAGGCTTGATCCTCCGCATAGATGTGAAGGAAGGCCAGCAGGTCAAGAAAAACCAGGTGCTGATGATCATGGAAGCCATGAAGATGGAAAATGAGATCTATGCTCCTTGTGATGGCGTAGTAACCAAGATCGCCGTAAGCCAAGGCCAGCAGATGCAGAGCGATGACGAATTGCTGGTGATCAGCTAA
- a CDS encoding sodium ion-translocating decarboxylase subunit beta: MIGSAFNQLWQSTGLFGFLGLAEGFGVGNFVMIIVGFVLLYLAIVKNFEPLLLVTIGFGCILSNIPMGYAASIDPTSGAPGFIKLLFDMGIDTGLFPILIFMGVGAMTDFGPLIANPKTLLLGAAAQAGIFVALLGALALSFIPGINFDLFAAGSIGIIGGADGPTAIYVTSRLKPDLLGPIAVAAYSYMALVPIIQPPIMRALTTKEERMIKMKQLRPVSKLERILFPLTVLTACAVLLPSATPLIGSLMFGNLAKECGVTNRLSDTMQNALMNIVTIFLGLSVGSKMEASHFLNLNTLGILALGMIAFSIGTASGLLIAKLMNKLDPKHPVNPLIGSAGVSAVPMAARVSSKVGQESDPQNFLLMHAMGPNVAGVIGSAVAAGVLLAVIPFMMA, from the coding sequence ATGATTGGTTCCGCGTTTAATCAACTCTGGCAGTCCACTGGACTGTTCGGATTCTTGGGGTTGGCAGAAGGCTTCGGTGTTGGCAATTTTGTCATGATCATCGTTGGCTTTGTCCTCCTCTATCTTGCCATAGTAAAGAACTTTGAACCTTTACTGTTGGTAACTATTGGGTTCGGTTGTATCCTCTCGAATATCCCCATGGGATATGCAGCAAGCATTGATCCTACCTCAGGAGCTCCTGGGTTTATCAAGCTGTTGTTCGATATGGGTATTGATACCGGTCTCTTCCCGATCTTGATCTTCATGGGTGTTGGTGCAATGACGGACTTCGGCCCGCTTATTGCAAACCCCAAGACCCTGTTGCTCGGCGCAGCAGCCCAGGCAGGCATCTTCGTTGCCCTGCTCGGCGCACTTGCACTGAGCTTCATACCTGGGATCAACTTTGACCTCTTCGCTGCTGGTTCCATCGGAATCATCGGTGGTGCTGACGGTCCGACGGCTATCTACGTGACCAGTCGTCTTAAACCGGATCTCTTGGGCCCCATCGCCGTAGCTGCCTACAGCTATATGGCATTGGTTCCCATCATCCAGCCCCCGATCATGCGAGCCCTGACCACCAAGGAAGAGCGGATGATCAAGATGAAACAGCTTCGACCGGTCTCAAAGCTGGAGAGAATACTCTTCCCCTTGACCGTTCTTACCGCTTGTGCAGTCTTGCTTCCCTCCGCTACCCCGCTCATCGGATCCCTGATGTTCGGTAACCTGGCCAAGGAGTGCGGAGTGACCAACCGTCTTTCGGACACCATGCAGAATGCATTGATGAATATCGTAACGATCTTCCTCGGCCTCTCTGTCGGTTCGAAGATGGAAGCTTCCCACTTCCTCAACCTGAACACCTTGGGAATCCTCGCTCTTGGCATGATTGCATTCTCTATCGGTACCGCATCCGGCTTGCTCATCGCAAAACTGATGAACAAGCTTGACCCGAAACATCCAGTCAATCCACTTATCGGAAGCGCTGGTGTATCGGCAGTTCCAATGGCTGCCCGTGTTTCCAGCAAGGTTGGACAGGAGTCAGATCCCCAGAACTTCTTGCTTATGCATGCCATGGGCCCGAACGTAGCTGGAGTTATCGGCTCTGCCGTTGCAGCTGGTGTCTTGCTTGCAGTCATTCCGTTCATGATGGCCTAG
- a CDS encoding alpha/beta fold hydrolase gives MWYIILVLIIAFILWNTTLIGYRDRNVEPLTVDESKVCCEEAKSIIMTKEGRQQAILLVHGFPSTPSVYHYSAERFYEAGLDVHAPLMPGFGTDPEQFAHTTFTQWFNYLCKYYETLREQYETLYVLGISMGGMMTLKLGETYCQSIIAPDKLVTIAAPVVYNSLKDGIITDWKQYISRTVALFTPSIGAHVVTGNPKGEDGSEYWYGYGGLFIRPGLSLVHAMKGVRKNLGKITCPLFSIHDINDQTVPFKNLKIIEREQNSVDFHILETEMDNYNHSRHALLLYRSIQQSLTDTILEFLLEKERTNHAQT, from the coding sequence ATGTGGTATATCATCCTCGTCCTCATCATTGCATTCATACTCTGGAATACGACCCTTATCGGGTATCGCGACAGGAATGTAGAACCCCTCACCGTCGATGAATCCAAGGTATGCTGTGAGGAAGCAAAGAGTATCATCATGACTAAAGAAGGAAGGCAACAGGCTATCTTGCTTGTTCACGGCTTCCCCTCCACCCCTTCTGTCTACCACTACAGTGCTGAGCGGTTTTATGAAGCGGGGCTGGATGTACATGCGCCTCTGATGCCTGGATTTGGAACCGACCCTGAACAGTTTGCCCATACCACCTTCACCCAGTGGTTCAACTACCTCTGTAAGTACTATGAAACCCTCAGAGAACAGTATGAAACGCTCTACGTACTGGGCATCAGCATGGGGGGCATGATGACCCTGAAGCTCGGAGAAACCTACTGCCAGAGTATAATTGCTCCCGATAAACTGGTAACCATAGCGGCCCCTGTGGTCTACAATAGCCTGAAGGACGGCATCATTACAGATTGGAAACAATACATATCCCGAACTGTAGCTCTCTTCACCCCCTCAATCGGGGCACATGTGGTTACTGGCAATCCCAAGGGAGAAGATGGCAGTGAGTACTGGTATGGCTATGGAGGGCTTTTTATTCGGCCAGGACTAAGCTTGGTCCATGCCATGAAAGGGGTTCGAAAGAATCTTGGAAAGATAACCTGTCCCCTCTTTTCCATCCACGATATCAACGACCAGACTGTTCCATTCAAGAATCTCAAGATCATAGAGAGGGAACAGAATAGTGTTGACTTCCACATCCTTGAAACGGAAATGGACAACTACAACCACAGCAGACATGCCCTACTCCTCTATCGATCTATCCAGCAATCATTAACCGATACGATTCTCGAATTCTTGCTAGAAAAGGAGCGTACAAATCATGCCCAAACGTAA
- a CDS encoding dCMP deaminase family protein — MPKRKDYLSWDEYFMGVAVLSSLRSKDPSTQVGACIVNTDHKIVGVGYNGFPIGVDDDDIPWEREGEWLETKYPYVCHAELNAILNAISSNLKGCRLYVGLFPCNECAKAIIQSGIKEVVFLSDKYSEADNTKASKLMFDKTGVAYRQLIPQHGSILLKLS, encoded by the coding sequence ATGCCCAAACGTAAAGACTATCTCAGTTGGGACGAATATTTCATGGGAGTGGCCGTCCTATCGTCACTCAGGAGCAAAGACCCAAGCACCCAGGTTGGAGCATGTATCGTGAACACCGACCATAAGATCGTCGGTGTTGGATACAATGGTTTCCCGATCGGGGTTGATGATGATGACATTCCTTGGGAAAGGGAAGGAGAATGGCTCGAGACAAAGTATCCCTATGTCTGCCATGCTGAGCTGAACGCCATCCTCAATGCAATCAGCAGCAACCTGAAGGGGTGTAGGCTGTACGTTGGCCTGTTTCCTTGCAATGAGTGTGCGAAGGCAATCATCCAGTCAGGGATCAAGGAAGTGGTGTTCCTTTCCGACAAGTACAGTGAAGCAGACAACACGAAAGCATCCAAGCTGATGTTTGACAAGACCGGTGTTGCCTACCGGCAACTGATTCCCCAGCATGGTTCGATTCTGCTCAAATTGTCATGA
- a CDS encoding PfkB family carbohydrate kinase produces MKILSVCLNPTFQITMRFPSFSIGEVNRALEHYLDASGKGMNAARIVSQLGHESLLLTHLGGSRTEEMIGLCRKDGVTPLWADSGSAIRTCVTVITSEGATELVQEPYPVDLACEEPIRNLFSQNIKDCDGLIILGTRAPGYSDNLYADFVKEAKTLGKFVLLDLKGEDLKRCLPHHPDVVKINLSEAVHTFLGIKLAEHQDTEDLKETVRDMLGRLYEQYGSTFVLSRGSSELWVQNSRFFTVPVEKTEVVNTIGCGDSLSAALTVQLLKGKKLQQAVSNATKVATTSAISIHPASIV; encoded by the coding sequence ATGAAGATTCTTTCTGTCTGCCTGAACCCAACTTTCCAGATTACGATGCGCTTCCCCTCTTTCTCAATCGGGGAGGTGAATCGTGCCCTGGAACACTATCTGGATGCATCAGGAAAGGGAATGAATGCAGCAAGGATAGTCAGCCAACTTGGACACGAGAGCCTCCTGCTTACCCACTTGGGAGGTAGCCGTACTGAAGAGATGATTGGCCTTTGCAGGAAAGATGGGGTCACCCCGCTCTGGGCGGATAGTGGAAGTGCCATCAGAACCTGTGTAACCGTCATCACAAGCGAGGGGGCAACCGAGCTGGTCCAGGAACCCTATCCTGTGGACCTTGCCTGCGAGGAGCCCATCAGAAACCTCTTCTCCCAAAACATCAAGGATTGTGATGGCTTGATCATTCTGGGAACCCGTGCCCCTGGCTACTCAGACAATCTCTATGCAGACTTTGTCAAGGAAGCGAAAACATTGGGGAAGTTTGTCTTGCTCGACTTGAAGGGTGAAGACTTGAAGCGCTGTCTCCCCCACCATCCTGATGTGGTGAAGATCAACCTCAGTGAAGCAGTCCATACCTTCCTTGGGATCAAGCTGGCAGAACACCAGGATACCGAGGATCTCAAGGAGACGGTGAGGGACATGCTTGGAAGGTTGTATGAACAGTATGGGAGTACATTCGTGCTCTCTCGGGGATCATCTGAACTCTGGGTACAGAATTCCCGTTTCTTTACTGTTCCGGTTGAGAAGACAGAGGTAGTGAATACTATCGGGTGCGGAGATTCCTTGAGTGCAGCCCTGACGGTACAGTTGCTAAAGGGTAAAAAACTGCAACAAGCAGTAAGCAACGCAACAAAAGTTGCAACAACGAGTGCAATATCTATACATCCTGCAAGTATTGTCTAG